GCAGGAGAGGTCTCCAGAGGCAGAGAGTGTAGTCCCCAGTACTGGCTGACGCAGCTCAGCCCTTGGGGGGTGGTCCAGGGTGGTCCAGGACCAGTGAGCAGAGCTGTGCCCCAACAGGGCCCCTCCATGCCAGTTATGAAGCAGAAGGGACATGGAATGCAGCTAAAGCCTGGACCACATGTGAAAGTTGGTGTCCAGGGCTCAGGTCATCACGGGCTGAAGGTGATGGGGAGCTGTATTTGAAAAGTGCTTCTGGAGGCCTGTGGGGAGGCTGGGGCAGAGTGTGGGCCAGACAGGCTCCAATGAGGGTCCCCGGAGGGGAGAAGAGTCACCTGGGCTGTGACCTTGGGGGTCTGGCTGTAAGGCCCCTGGGTTGGCCAGATGCATGGAGATGAGGGtgtcctggggaaggacacaggtTTGGGTCCTTGGCCGTGAGGGTGGCAGTGAGCACAAAGCAGCCTGGTGGGGGCCCAGGGCTAGAAGAAGGCGCCAAAAGAGAAACTTGGTTGATGGGATAGGACGAGGACCACGGAGGGGTCCTGTGGTGCCCCGAGGTTCAGAGCTGAGAACAGAGGGGTCTTTGGGACATGGGGCTCAGTGTGAAGGGAGGAAGTGGTCCCAGGGGCAGCCTGAGCAGGAGCAGGTGCcactcctgccctggggaggcAGTGGGGCAGGTGCCAGTAGCCCTCACAGGGCCCCCTGCCCAGGAAGGGGTGGGGCTCCACACTCTGGTGGTGGCTCTGGGGCAGCTCTATGGTTTACGAGTTTCTGCCTTTTTCCAAATCTTTTGCCATTGTGATAGAATAAAAAATGGTCTGGTTTCAGTAACAAAGATCTGAAGGAACAGGGAGGGTCTAGGTTGTGGCTCCTCCCTACTCCACCCTAGGGCCCTGGTGGCCCAAAGCAGGGCCTCTAACTTGGCTTCTTTTGGCTGTAGAACTTCTGGAGGTTCATATTCCGGAAGAATCTGCCACCGACTTCCCTCTGTCAGATGGACTTTGCTGTTCTGGGCCTCGGGGATTCCTCTTACGCCAAGTGAGTAGGGGCAGGAAGGCTGCTGGCCTGCAGGGACTGCCCTTGGGGTTGAGCACAAAGTCCTGGTGGAGGGACAGGTGACTCAGCCCCCAGGGTGCCTTCTAGACTTTGGGCCATGGCCAGGCTGTGGGGACCATCGGGGAGCATCTGGGCTTGAAGGGTGAGCAGAGCACAGACAGAAGGCTGGCAGGACAGGAAGGTGGGCACCAAAACTCCGGGGTGGGCCCAAGGTGTCTCGTAGGACAGGAAGTGACGTCTGGAACTGGACATCAGGGGCCTCAGGCAGCACCATAGGCTGACACGTGACTTAGGGCAGCAAAGGCCTACCTGGCTCTTCCCACTTTTCCATGAGATATCTGGGCTCACAAAGACAGCACAGTGGGATGAGGCAAGGGGCCCGGAAgaccccccagccccaggagccACCTCCAAGGCCACTGCTTCCCTGGGTGTGGTGGCATGACCGCCTCGGCCTTGTTCTTGCCAATTTTCAGGACCTATCTGTATCCTAAGCCAAGAATGACGTTGCTTTGCGTGCTTTCTTAAAGAAGCACCGAGGAGTTTGTGTGTGAGGGTTCGCACGTCATTAGGTCACTGAAACAGTCCAGCACagggcgggcggggtgggggtggggggtcgttGGTCGTACCAACGCTTCCAAAGCCAGACACAACAAGGGCAGGACTGTGCTCGCTGAGGTGAACAGGGCAGCGCGACACTCCTGTGCCCGGGGTTTTGTTCTGTGCACCACATAGATGTTGGTTCACGGCAGCACAAACACAGGCATCTTGCCAACAGCGCTCTCTGGGAGGGGTATCATTCGAGGCCCGGGGTCTTCTGCTTCTTCGGGGCTGCTTGCCCTCTGCCCTCCGCCCAGGGCCTGCCCAAGCAagcctggctctctctctgtaGGTTCAATTTCGTAGCCAAGAAGCTGCACCGACGGCTGCTGCAGCTTGGGGGCAGCGCCCTCCTGCCTGCGTGCCTGGGAGATGACCAGCATGAGCTggggtgagtggggtgggggcagctctcCTGCAGGCCCGGCCAGGGGCAGGGGCCCCTCAGAACAgcgcgcacatgctctctctccaggCCCGACGCTGCTATTGACCCCTGGCTGCACGATCTGTGGGAGAAGGTGCTGGGGCTCTACCCGGTGCCCCCTGACCTTGGCGTGATCCCCCCCGGAGTCCCGTGAGTGTGGGCCTCGGTGGGGCTCCTGCAGGTGCAGTTAGAGCGGCCTGGCCGCGGGGCCACTTGTGAGGCCCTGCTGACGGCCTGACGGGTGTGTGTCCTCCCTACAGTTTGCCCTCCAAGTTCACCCTCCGCTTCCTTCCGGAGGCCCCCAAGATGTGCTCTGAGGAGCAGCATGTGGCCGGTGCAGATCCCCCAGGTCCCCCTTCAGAGCAGCAGCCCTTCCTGGCACCCATGGTCACCAACCAGAGGGTCACCAGCCCCTCTCACTTCCAGGACGTACGGCTGATCGAGTTTGACAtcacaggctctgggctcaggtGAGGGCCTGAGACACCAGGTGGGTGGTGGCCGAGGGATGAGGGGGGGGTGCCGGCCGGGCTGCAGGGAAACACATCCATCCGAGGACCgccgcccccagccctcccctgagCCCCCAGTGCCCTGCCCGCACCCTCCCTCACTTTTCCCATTGGCTTTCCCATGCAGCTTTGCAGCTGGCGACGTGGTGCTGATCCGGCCCCAGAACCAGGCCAGCCACGTCCAGCAGTTCTGCCGGGTGCTGGGCCTGGACCCCGACCAGTACTTCACGCTGCTGCCCCGGGAGCCAGGTGAGCCCGGGGACCCCGGCTGCGgccaccctttctctctgccctcccgggGTCTGCGGCCTGCCCAGCCGTGTCCCAACCCCTCACAGGCTCCCCGCTTCCTGCTGCAGGTGTCCCCTGCCCCACGCagctgccccagccctgctccgTGAGGCACCTCGTGTCCCACTACCTGGACGTTGCCAGCGTGCCCCGCCGTTCCTTCTTCGAGCTCCtggcctgtctctctccccacgaGCTGGAGCGGGAGAAGCTGCTGCAATTCAGTGCCCCCCAAGGTCAGGAGGAGCTGTATTCGTACTGCAACCGGCCTCGCAGGACCGTCCTGGAGGTGCGGGCAGGCGCGGGCAGGCGCGGGCAGACGGGCAGGCCCAGGGCTCTGAGCCACAGCCACGTGTGGCGGTGCTGGCCGGAGCCTAGCCGGGGCTGTCTCTGCCCAGGTGTTGTGTGACTTCCCACACACGGCTGGAGCTGTTCCCGCAGACTACCTGCTCGACCTCATCCCCCCGATCCGCCCGCGGGCCTTCTCCATTGCCTCCTCTCTGCTGGTGAGGGCCTGTCGGGCAGAGCCCAGGACCGGCTTCAGGGATGCCGGGATCTCGAGGGGCGGGGGGCCGACCCTCAACATCTGCCCCACGTCTGGGACCGCCCCGGGGGAAGTGGGTGGAGTCTGAGGCCGGTCGGCAGGCAGGCGGCCCCGTGGAGCACAGCACCCGCCATCCCATCCCCAGGCTCACCCCTCGAGGCTGCAGATTCTCGTCGCTGTGGTGCATTACCAGACGCGCCTCAAAGAGCCCCGCCGGGGCCTCTGCTCCTCCTGGCTGGCGTCTCTGGATCCTGGGCGAGGTGACCCCTGCTTTCTGGAGGGGGGCGGGTAGAGCACTGGGCCAGGGCCCCCGTTCTCCTCTGTGCACCACAGCCGGTCCTGGACCGGGGCCCCGGTCCTCGGAGCCTCCTCacgcctcctccctcctgccgTAGGACCTGTCCAGGTGCCTCTGTGGGTGCGGCCCGGGAGCCTGACCTTCCCGGAGACACCGGACACACCTGTGATCATGGTGGGTCCCGGCACCGGTGTGGCCCCTTTCCGAGCAGCTGTCCAGGAGCGGGTGGCCCGGGGTCAGACCGGTGAGCACG
The Prionailurus viverrinus isolate Anna chromosome D4, UM_Priviv_1.0, whole genome shotgun sequence genome window above contains:
- the NDOR1 gene encoding NADPH-dependent diflavin oxidoreductase 1 isoform X1, whose product is MPSPGLLVLFGSQTGTAQDVSERLGREARRRRLDCRVQALDSYSVVNLISEPLVIFVCATTGQGDPPDNMKNFWRFIFRKNLPPTSLCQMDFAVLGLGDSSYAKFNFVAKKLHRRLLQLGGSALLPACLGDDQHELGPDAAIDPWLHDLWEKVLGLYPVPPDLGVIPPGVPLPSKFTLRFLPEAPKMCSEEQHVAGADPPGPPSEQQPFLAPMVTNQRVTSPSHFQDVRLIEFDITGSGLSFAAGDVVLIRPQNQASHVQQFCRVLGLDPDQYFTLLPREPGVPCPTQLPQPCSVRHLVSHYLDVASVPRRSFFELLACLSPHELEREKLLQFSAPQGQEELYSYCNRPRRTVLEVLCDFPHTAGAVPADYLLDLIPPIRPRAFSIASSLLAHPSRLQILVAVVHYQTRLKEPRRGLCSSWLASLDPGRGPVQVPLWVRPGSLTFPETPDTPVIMVGPGTGVAPFRAAVQERVARGQTGNFLFFGCRWRDQDFYWESEWLELERKGCLTLFTAFSREQVGVLGRAVPAGRGPGQGCTIPMPRPRPLRSPSPPPPRRSGKCTCSTGSGSSGRWCGSCWTAEAPTSTWRAMPRACRQMCQKP
- the NDOR1 gene encoding NADPH-dependent diflavin oxidoreductase 1 isoform X2, producing the protein MPSPGLLVLFGSQTGTAQDVSERLGREARRRRLDCRVQALDSYSVVNLISEPLVIFVCATTGQGDPPDNMKNFWRFIFRKNLPPTSLCQMDFAVLGLGDSSYAKFNFVAKKLHRRLLQLGGSALLPACLGDDQHELGPDAAIDPWLHDLWEKVLGLYPVPPDLGVIPPGVPLPSKFTLRFLPEAPKMCSEEQHVAGADPPGPPSEQQPFLAPMVTNQRVTSPSHFQDVRLIEFDITGSGLSFAAGDVVLIRPQNQASHVQQFCRVLGLDPDQYFTLLPREPGVPCPTQLPQPCSVRHLVSHYLDVASVPRRSFFELLACLSPHELEREKLLQFSAPQGQEELYSYCNRPRRTVLEVLCDFPHTAGAVPADYLLDLIPPIRPRAFSIASSLLAHPSRLQILVAVVHYQTRLKEPRRGLCSSWLASLDPGRGPVQVPLWVRPGSLTFPETPDTPVIMVGPGTGVAPFRAAVQERVARGQTGNFLFFGCRWRDQDFYWESEWLELERKGCLTLFTAFSREQERKVYVQHRLRELGPLVWELLDRRGAYFYLAGNAKGMPADVSEALTSVFQEEGGLSGPDAANYLARLQRTMRFQSETWA
- the NDOR1 gene encoding NADPH-dependent diflavin oxidoreductase 1 isoform X3, whose product is MKNFWRFIFRKNLPPTSLCQMDFAVLGLGDSSYAKFNFVAKKLHRRLLQLGGSALLPACLGDDQHELGPDAAIDPWLHDLWEKVLGLYPVPPDLGVIPPGVPLPSKFTLRFLPEAPKMCSEEQHVAGADPPGPPSEQQPFLAPMVTNQRVTSPSHFQDVRLIEFDITGSGLSFAAGDVVLIRPQNQASHVQQFCRVLGLDPDQYFTLLPREPGVPCPTQLPQPCSVRHLVSHYLDVASVPRRSFFELLACLSPHELEREKLLQFSAPQGQEELYSYCNRPRRTVLEVLCDFPHTAGAVPADYLLDLIPPIRPRAFSIASSLLAHPSRLQILVAVVHYQTRLKEPRRGLCSSWLASLDPGRGPVQVPLWVRPGSLTFPETPDTPVIMVGPGTGVAPFRAAVQERVARGQTGNFLFFGCRWRDQDFYWESEWLELERKGCLTLFTAFSREQVGVLGRAVPAGRGPGQGCTIPMPRPRPLRSPSPPPPRRSGKCTCSTGSGSSGRWCGSCWTAEAPTSTWRAMPRACRQMCQKP